In Mobula birostris isolate sMobBir1 unplaced genomic scaffold, sMobBir1.hap1 scaffold_2869, whole genome shotgun sequence, the following proteins share a genomic window:
- the LOC140192863 gene encoding uncharacterized protein encodes MATGGKLNRVRKVLKRFLPGNSLREDDRDTGSKVPKQGQIESNVPMECGPAAAEVEQIQPRDSDVRDTEQDPGTGTSEATVCQLRSSLNTELSSPQQGVEPEFTISDLLAQGEEYRLYQLTKFYGDRLKQAIEEKVEGLGWMLTKEGHFSREENEKVTELTEKGNRTESSRLFLSLVMGKGSRARRAMWESFVTWRTELPKLDRILREIQELGPDPQEYMNIAQGLSELPTQLIGE; translated from the exons atggctACAG GTGGGAAATTAAATCGGGTACGGAAAGTACTCAAGAGGTTTTTACCAGGCAACTCATTGAGGGAAGATGATCGGGACACGGGAAGCAAGGTACCAAAGCAGGGTCAGATTGAGAGCAATGTCCCAATGGAATGCGGTCCGGCCGCAGCGGAAGTGGAGCAaattcagcccagagacagtgacgtcagagacactgagcaggaccctggaactggtacaagtgaggcgactgtctgtcagctcaGAAGCTCATTAAACACGGAATTGTCAAGTCCCCAACAGGGAGTGG agcCAGAGTTTACAATCTCTGACCTCCTGGCACAGGGGGAGGAATATCGACTGTACCAGCTGACAAAGTTCTACGGAGACAGACTTAAACAAGCGATTGAAGAAAAGGTTGAGGGACTCGGTTGGATGTTGACAAAGGAGGGACATTTCAGTAGAGAGGAAAATGAG AAAGTCACTGAACTGACAGAGAAGGGAAACCGGACAGAGAGTTCCAGACTCTTCCTCAGTTTGGTGATGGGTAAAGGCTCCCGGGCCCGGAGGGcgatgtgggaatcctttgtgaCGTGGAGGACTGAGTTACCGAAGTTGGACAGAATACTGAGGGAAATACAGGAGCTCG GTCCTGATCCACAGGAATACATGAACATCGCCCAAGGGTTATCTGAATTACCCACTCAACTGATAGGTGAGTGA